The region AGTGAAAAAGATAAATGAAACAGTTGGTAAATCACATCAGGAGATAGGAACGTTTGTATCCAAAACACATGATTTTTACAATGATACAACGGGATACGGAGATATTGCTTCGCTGGACTGGGATCAGCAGCAGAAAAGGGCAGAGCAGATTCTTGCCTCACTTAAAAATCTGCTTCCCGAGGTAAATCAAAAGGCATTGAAATCAGATCTGAAGCACATACGTGGGCTGGCCAATGAAATTAAGTCCCATGAAGATACGGAAAAGGTCCGATATTTGCACCGGATGTTTCATGATCTTGATATCGCTTTGAACAATTATAAGGCCTATGATAAAATTTGGAACGTGACTGAAACTTTGGAAACATCAAATTAGTACACAGTAGCCATATATTTATGATAGTCTTGTATATGGAATGAATAGACAAAAGGGAGTAATGAAACATGGACAAGACGCTAATTTTCGGACACAAAAGTCCTGACACAGATACGATTTGCTCTGCATTGGCATATGCGGATTTGAAAAAGAAAGTTGATGTGAACGCCGAACCGGCACGGCTTGGTGAAGTTAACGCAGAAACACAATATGCACTGGATTATTTCGGTGTGGAAGCACCACAATTGATAGAAAAAGTTGGTTCTGATGTTACTGACGTTATTCTTGTTGATCACAATGAATTCCAGCAAAGCGTGGATAACATTAGTGATGTGAAGATTTCCGAAGTAATTGACCATCATCGTGTTTCTAATTTTGAAACAAAAGAACCGCTTTATTTCCGTGCTGAACCGGTTGGCTGTACAGCAACCATTCTGAATAAGATGTACAAGGAACAAGGTATAGCAGTAACGAAGGATATTGCCGGACTGCTTGTTTCAGCTATTATTTCTGATTCTTTACTATTAAAATCACCAACTTGCACGAAACATGACGTTGAGGCTGCATATGAACTGGCTGAAATTGCCGGTGTCAATCTGGAAACGTATGGCCTGGAAATGCTCAAAGCAGGAGCGGATATCAGTGACAAAACTGCTAATGATATGATTACAATGGACGCCAAGGAATTTTCCATGGGAGATGCAAAGGTGGAAATTGCTCAGGTTAATGCAGTCGATATTAATGAAATCTACAAGCTTCAAGCAGATTTGGAAACGGAAATCAATAAAACGATTGAGGAAAAAGGACTTGATCTCTTCCTATTCGTTGCAACCGATATTCTAAACAATGATTCAGAAGTTTTCGCAGCAGGGAAGTCAAAAGAAATTGTTGAAAAAGCTTTTGATGTGAAACTGGACGAAAATGACAGAGCACTTCTTAAAGGCGTTGTGTCACGTAAGAAACAAATCGTAACCGTGCTGACAGAGGAGTTCAGCAAATAAAAATAATTCGAATTAAAAACGCTCCTGCCATTTATATATGGCCCGGAGCGTTTTTTAATGGAATTGAGCAGAGGAACAGCAGGAAGCAGTCGCAAACGTGTGAAGTGCAGAAACGTGTGAACTCCCCAAACCGGGTGAGCAGTATCCGTAATCGGGCGCTACATCTTAAATGTTTCCTCTTCAACCGTAAACCTGTTTAGCGCATCCTTATCGATTTCATAACCGATACCAGGTTTATTTGGAATCGTTATCCTGCCATTTTCCACGGTCACTTCAGGTGTAATAATGTCTTTCTTCCAATAGCGTGATGAACCCGCCGTATCACCGGGAAGTGCAAACTGTGAAAGGGAGGTAAGAGCAATATTGTGCGCGCGTCCAACACCCGCTTCCAGCATACCGCCGCACCAGACGGGAATTCCGTGAGCTCTGCAATAATCGTGAATCCGCTTTGCCTCAGACAAACCTCCAACACGTCCGATTTTAATATTAATAATTCTGCACGATTCCAATTGGATTGCTTTCTTCGTGTCTTCCAGCGAATGAATGCTTTCATCGAGACAGATAGGCGTCTGCATAACGGCCTGCAGCTTGGAATGATCCACGATGTCATCATGTGCCAGCGGCTGTTCAATCATCATCAGGCCAAGTTCATCAAGGCGCTGCAGCTGATTAATGTCTTCGAGTGTATAGGCTGAATTGGCGTCTGCCATAACCGGAACATCCGGAAATTCCTTCTTAACTGCAGCAAGTACATCATAGTCCCAATTTGGCTTAATTTTGATTTTTACACGTTTGAATCCTTCCTGAACATATTTGCCTACCGTATTCAGCAGGTCATCAATGGTTGGTTGAATGCCAATACTGATGCCTACATCGATTTCCTCTTTTTTTCCGCCAAGCGCTTCAGCAAGCGGCACCTTTCTCCGTTTTGCGTAAAGATCCCAAATGGCGCCTTCCATTGCGGACTTGGCCATATTGTTCCGTCTGATTGGGCTAAAAACATCCAGGACATCATCGGGATGGTGAATGTCGTTTTCCCGAAGCAATGGAATTAAAAATTCCTTCATCACGTGATAATTGGTTTGCACTGTTTCTTCATTGTACCAGGGACTGGAGAAGGCAACTGATTCGCCAAAACCTTGGTTTCCGGTATTATCAAGTACTTCCGTTATAAAAAATTCTTTGTTCTGCATCGTGCCGAAGCTTGTTGTAAACGGATGTTTCAGCTGCATTTTCAGCCTTCGCAGTTTAATCTGTTCTATTGGTATTGTCATGTGGGCAACCTCCAGGCAAATTTATTTAGAAAAGTAATAATAACTAATTTTTTTTGATGGATTGTGTAAAAGATCTACTGCAACGTATTCATGGTTGAAAAGAAGTTGAAAGGCTTTCCGGGTCACCAGTCGCCAACTCCGTGCAAGTTCGATATTCTCTTTTTTAATGGATTGGAAGTTTGCCGGGATAGCGACAAACCAACCGTCATGATCATCATGAAAAATAGCAGTTCGTCCAAGTGGTTTATTGTGTTCATCTATATCAGTAAGAAGTCTTTCCGGTGCAAAATTTACAGGCGGAGTGTCTTCCTGTTCAACAGTTGACCACTCAATTTGAATTCGGTCGGAGGGCAGTCCTTTATTCAAGTTATCATTCATCGTACCGTAATGATCAATATGGTATGCTGCACCAACAGCCCCCAGCTTATGCAGATTAAGATAGGCATTGAGGCTCTCAAGCGGGTCGAATGTCCATGTGATGATGGAATATCCCAATTCTCCGGCCATTTCCGCTTGCTTTCGTTTCATTCGCATTCCCAGCCCACCACTTCGATACGCTGATAAAATACCAAGCATATGGGAGCATAGGTAGGCATTTTGCCCATCAAATCCGGCAAAACTGTACAGAAATCCTATCATTCTGTTGCCATCAAAAGCTCCTAGAATGATTCCGCCATTGTTCAGTGCTGTGAAAGTCTGGTGAACCGGATTTGGTGACATCTGCCAAACGACTTCTTCCACTTTTTGCATTTCCAGCAGTTCTTCCATCGTTGTTAACGGTCGGATTGTAATTGTTGATGTTTTGATGATTTTTTCCAATCTTGGCCACCTCACGTATTATCATTCAAAAAATTCGTTGACAATTGTTGAATTAAAAGCTTCAATACTTTGCTGGAATGATTTAGGGTTACGTCTGGATACGGCGGACATAATACTGTTTACCAGCGAGAAGATCGCAGGCACAATATCCAGTGTCGATCGTTCATCTGTGTGTACAGCGAGCGTTATATCCGAATGCTCTGCTATTGGTGAAAATGCATTATCAGTAAAGCTGATTACGGTCGTCCCTTGTTTTCGGGCCGCTTTGGCCAGTTTTGTCGTTTCACTGCTGTATCTGTGAAAGGAAAAGGCGACAAACACACTGTTTTCATCCAGTTCGCTGATCCGCTTCAAACTGTCCACTCCCGGTACAAATTGCTGGACATTACCTGAAACGATATCAAGCGTGAATGTTAACCAGTATGCAAGGGGAAACGATGCCTGGGCACCGGTAACAACTGTATTGCTGGAATTCCGCAGTTTCTGCACAACCTTTTCTAAATCATTATCAGAAATCTGTTCCATTGCCGTTTGGATAGTATGCAAATCCTGAAACATATGGTTCTTAATAGACTTACTTTCATGGGGCGAAAACTTTTGATTGCGATAGTTATCTAAGCTGCTTTTTTTTCGGAATATGCTATTCTGATATTCCTGTTGCAAAGCACTGTATCCTTTGTAACCGAGTGTATGTGCAAAGCGAATAATCGTTGTTTCACTAACTCCAATCCGTTTGCCAGCCTCTTTTGCTGAGTTCATAGCAAAAACAGAGGGATCATTGTATACATAAGCTGCTATTTTTTTTAAGCTTTTTGAAAAAGAAGCTTGGTGCTGCTTGATTTTTGCATATAATTTTTCCATTGATTATCCCCAATTCATATAGGATGAGAAGGAAATGCTTTATTTTTTTGGATAAAGAAGTATACACTTCATTTATATGAAAGATATCATGATTCATACATTTTCGCAAGGTAATTTTAAGAATAATTTAAAAACTTTATCAGACATAATAAATCCCGGTCAATTTTAGACCGGGATATGATTGCTTTTATGCCGTAATTGTTTTTTTAGAAATAATCGTTTGGAAAATAAGAAACAATCCGCCGACTGCCCAGTATAACGGCAAGGCAGCGGGGGCGTTGAGTGAAACAATTCCTATCAGAACCGGTGAAATAAAGCTGAATAGTGCCATCTGCTTTTTCTGTTTTTCGTCCATTCCGATTAGTGATACCCGTGATTGAACAAAGTAGATTAACACCGCAGCCCCTGTCAGGATAAGGTCGGTATGTCCGAGATTGAACCACAGAAAATTATGAGTGGCAATCTCCGGTGTTCTTCTGATGGCGTAATAAAAGCCAATCAGTATAGGGAATTGAATTAGCATTGGCAGGCATCCCATTGAAGAAATCGGGTTCAGCTGATGCTTTTGGTAAAGTTTTTGCATTTCCTGCTGCTTTTCCATTTTGCAGTCCATGTCCGTTTTACCCTTGTATTTTTCGTTAATGGTATCCATTTCCGGTTTTAAGACTTTCATTTTTTGCTGCATTTCTCTGCTTGTTTTCATTTGTTTCAGCATGAATGGCATAATGGCGAGCCGAATTAGCAGCGTAATGACGATAATGGACAGTCCAAAATTCCCGCTGAACAGCGCTGCCACGTATTTTATGATAATCGAAAACGGCAGAATAAAATAATGTTCAAAAAAGTTGGCAGACTCCGGATCGATTGGTTCATTCGTTGCGCACCCGGTCAGCAACAATATTAGAACTGCTCCTGTTAAACTATATTTGTAAATGAGAGTGAATACAGATTTCTTTTGCATGATTGTCCTCCTCGTAAGAATTTCTTGTGTAACGAGAAGGAATGGTGATCCGAATCATCATCAGGTGCATCGATGCGCTTAGTCCTGTGTGTAATCCAGTTGTAAATTTCTGTGACCTGACCAATCGGCTCATTTACCGGCAGCAGCTTAATATGGGTGGCATGACATTCTTTTGTATAATCGTGATTTCGGATAATGGAATGCTGCATACTCACATTCATAATCCGGAAGCTGCAGACTAAGGAAAGAATGATACTTAAATAAATATATATGGGCGAAATTTCCCCGACAACATCATATAATAGCTCGAAAACCATCTGTATTCACCTCCTTTTCTATAATTGCTATTTATTATACGTTATAATGATAGCATTGGTTTCAGGTAATTTAAAGTGAGGATATGATGGCAAATAGAAAGGAGATCAGGTAATGGCAGAAAAAGTTGCACTTTCATTCAGCGGGGGAAAAGACAGTTGTTTTACTTTATATAGATTGCAGGAAAATGGTATTGAAGTCACTTGTTTGCTTACAACCATCTGGCAAAAGAGCGGCATTACAGTTGCACATGATGAAAAGCGGGAGCAAATCGAAAAACAGGCAGAGCGGGCCGGAATTCCGGTTTACTTTATCAAAACTGATTTCTCTGTGTATACAGAGGATTTTGTGTCAGCAGTGGAAAATTTGAAAGTGCGATATGGAATTGACGGTGTTGCTTTTGGCGATATTTACCTGGAAGGACATCGTGAGTGGGGAGAGCAGGTGGCGTCTTTGGCCGGGGTGGAGGCGGTTTATCCGCTTTGGACTAAACAGGAAAACATGATGCAGCTTCTGCATGAGGTCATTGCAACTGGATTTAAGGCGAAAGTGATCAAAGTCGATTCGGAACGGCTTCCGGAAAGCTGGACGGGCCGGCTGGTCGACAGCGAATTTGCCGATGAGATTGCCCGATATAATGTCTGTCCAATGGGGGAGTCCGGTGAATATCATACAACGGTACTGGACGGACCAATTTTTGGCGGCGGCTGAGTGTGCTGAGCCTGAATCAGTTTGGGAAATAATATCGAAAGCGGGGAAAGAGTAAGTGAAAATTTTAACCGTAACCGGATATAAGCCAATGGAACTCAACATTTTTAAACCCGATGACTCGCGGATTGCTTTTGTCAAAGGTGCAATTGAGAAACGCCTAATCGACTTTTTGGAAGAAGGGCTGGAATGGGTGCTCATTTCAGGGCAAATGGGTGTGGAATTGTGGGCTGGTGAGGTCGTTCTTGCTATGCAGGAAAAGTATCCGATTAAACTTGCGGTGCTCCCGCCATTTGAAAATCAGGAATCAAGGTGGCCAGAGCAAGTTCAGTTGCTCTATCAGGAGCTGATGGCCGAAGCGGATTTTTACAAGCCGCTATACAAAGGTGACTATCAGGGTCCATATCAATTTCAGGCAAAAAACATGTGGCTGGTTGACAAGAGCGATGCTTGCCTGATGCTCCTGGATGAAGAATTCCCAGGTAGCAACCGATTTTTCCATGAAGCAGCTGTGAAAGCAGGTGACGATTATCCGATTTATTTGATCACCCCGGCAGACCTGGATGAAACTGTTGAGGAAATGCGCATGATGGATGAAGAGTTTTGGGAGTGATGATTTTGCCTTAAAGACGTTTGTGTTAGAGTTCGTTGTAAAAGTGTTAGAAATTCAGAGTCAACTGCTAGAAGTTCACAACTTAACTGTTAGAAGTTCACAATTGCAGTGTTAGAGTTTTAAATTTTAAGAGGGATTAATTAACTTTTTGAGCGCGGAAGCAGGATTTTTTCGGTTTATGTCGAATATATATTTTCGGATAGTAAAACTAAATAAGAAAGGTTGGGTTTTATTGTTTATTAAACCTCTCAAAATCCCCTGCCATATTTTAAAAACAATGGCTTTGGACAGACGCATCCCCGTATCCCATCCACACAAGGAATTCATAACGCAGCGGGCCTCTAATCTTTATTCCGGTTATAAAGGTGAAAAGGCGCTGGAGTACTACTTGAATTTTCTTCCCGAGGATCAATTCTTTATCTTTCATTATTTGCGGCTGCCTGATAAGTACGGTCACTTTCAAATGGATTTCCTTATTCTGTCTATGTATTTTCATCTGATTATTGAGGTGAAAAATTTCTACGACAATATCAGTTTTGACGAGTTCGGACAGTCATTTCGTATCAAGGCCGAAGAAGTCCAAGTGTTTAACAATCCTGTTGAGCAGGTGAGTTTGCAGCATAACAGATTTGTTGATTGGAACCGGTGCAACGATTTTCCGGCTGTCCCTGTGGAAAAGGTAGTGATTTACAGTCGTGACGATATTTACTTGCGAAACCTCACAAACAACAAATTAATTACTGACCTCGTTATGCATCGTGATAAGCTACTCCCGAAAATACAACTATTCATGGGTAAACATAAAACCCTTCGTTTAACGGAAAAGCAACTTATGGAAATGTCATACAAATTGCTTGAACAGCATACTCCGGAAAAATTCCTGCTAATCGATCAGTTGGGGATTACCGCCGATCAATTAGTGAAAGGCGTTGAATGCCCCGAATGCGGTAATATTCCTATGAAATGGAGTGTCGGCCAATGGGAATGTTTTTATTGTGGAAAGGTATCTAAAACTGCACATCGCCTGGCACTTGCAGATTATGCCTTGTTGAATCAAAAATATATAAATAACAGGCAGGCTCGGGAATTTTTACAGGTAAACTCTGTACATTCAATGAGACGTCTGTTTCATCGGGAAAAATTTTCTCATGTTGGGGTAAGTAGTGGCAGGAAATATGAACTCAGTGTTGAAAAATTGCTGGATGAGTAGTCACAGTGTTAGATGTAATAATTATTTTGCTGGAGTTTAGAGCATACGTGTTAGAAGTGCATATCTATCTGCTAGAAGTTCACAACTTAATTGCTAGAAGTTCACAATTGGAACCAAAAATTCCTGCACATTAGCAAAAAAGCAACCTGACCCGGGGCCAAGCTGCTTCGTTAACTACTTGTTAATCTGGTGAATTGTCATTTTTTACTCTGTACCGAACCAATTCATTGGCTCAGGTTTCAGGTTTTGGAATACGTGTTTGGTTTCCTGGTATTCCTCGAGACCGGTTTTGCCGAGTTCACGGCCGATACCGGATTGCTTGAACCCGCCCCATGGTGCATGCGGAAAATACAGGTTAACATCGTTAATCCAGACAGTACCCATCCGCATTTTGGCTACACAGCGGTCGGCTTTGGCAATATCCTGTGTCCAGACTCCGCCGGACAGTCCATAAATGGAGTCGTTTGCAAGTCGCACTGCTTCCTCTTCTGAAGAGAATTTTTCCACCGTTATGACCGGGCCGAAGCCTTCATCCTGAACAACCCGCATATCGGTTGTGCAGTCCGTTAAAACGGTCGGCAGATAGAAAAATCCATCCTGCAGCTCAGGGTCATCCGGACGCTCGCCGCCAATTGCGACTGTTGCGCCTTCCCGTTTTCCATTTTCCACGTAGCCCACAACTTTACTTAAATGTTCCTCAGAGATAAGCGGTCCCAT is a window of Virgibacillus ihumii DNA encoding:
- a CDS encoding manganese-dependent inorganic pyrophosphatase, with the translated sequence MDKTLIFGHKSPDTDTICSALAYADLKKKVDVNAEPARLGEVNAETQYALDYFGVEAPQLIEKVGSDVTDVILVDHNEFQQSVDNISDVKISEVIDHHRVSNFETKEPLYFRAEPVGCTATILNKMYKEQGIAVTKDIAGLLVSAIISDSLLLKSPTCTKHDVEAAYELAEIAGVNLETYGLEMLKAGADISDKTANDMITMDAKEFSMGDAKVEIAQVNAVDINEIYKLQADLETEINKTIEEKGLDLFLFVATDILNNDSEVFAAGKSKEIVEKAFDVKLDENDRALLKGVVSRKKQIVTVLTEEFSK
- the menC gene encoding o-succinylbenzoate synthase, with amino-acid sequence MTIPIEQIKLRRLKMQLKHPFTTSFGTMQNKEFFITEVLDNTGNQGFGESVAFSSPWYNEETVQTNYHVMKEFLIPLLRENDIHHPDDVLDVFSPIRRNNMAKSAMEGAIWDLYAKRRKVPLAEALGGKKEEIDVGISIGIQPTIDDLLNTVGKYVQEGFKRVKIKIKPNWDYDVLAAVKKEFPDVPVMADANSAYTLEDINQLQRLDELGLMMIEQPLAHDDIVDHSKLQAVMQTPICLDESIHSLEDTKKAIQLESCRIINIKIGRVGGLSEAKRIHDYCRAHGIPVWCGGMLEAGVGRAHNIALTSLSQFALPGDTAGSSRYWKKDIITPEVTVENGRITIPNKPGIGYEIDKDALNRFTVEEETFKM
- a CDS encoding GNAT family N-acetyltransferase, whose product is MEKIIKTSTITIRPLTTMEELLEMQKVEEVVWQMSPNPVHQTFTALNNGGIILGAFDGNRMIGFLYSFAGFDGQNAYLCSHMLGILSAYRSGGLGMRMKRKQAEMAGELGYSIITWTFDPLESLNAYLNLHKLGAVGAAYHIDHYGTMNDNLNKGLPSDRIQIEWSTVEQEDTPPVNFAPERLLTDIDEHNKPLGRTAIFHDDHDGWFVAIPANFQSIKKENIELARSWRLVTRKAFQLLFNHEYVAVDLLHNPSKKISYYYFSK
- a CDS encoding MurR/RpiR family transcriptional regulator, whose amino-acid sequence is MEKLYAKIKQHQASFSKSLKKIAAYVYNDPSVFAMNSAKEAGKRIGVSETTIIRFAHTLGYKGYSALQQEYQNSIFRKKSSLDNYRNQKFSPHESKSIKNHMFQDLHTIQTAMEQISDNDLEKVVQKLRNSSNTVVTGAQASFPLAYWLTFTLDIVSGNVQQFVPGVDSLKRISELDENSVFVAFSFHRYSSETTKLAKAARKQGTTVISFTDNAFSPIAEHSDITLAVHTDERSTLDIVPAIFSLVNSIMSAVSRRNPKSFQQSIEAFNSTIVNEFFE
- the yidC gene encoding membrane protein insertase YidC; this translates as MQKKSVFTLIYKYSLTGAVLILLLTGCATNEPIDPESANFFEHYFILPFSIIIKYVAALFSGNFGLSIIVITLLIRLAIMPFMLKQMKTSREMQQKMKVLKPEMDTINEKYKGKTDMDCKMEKQQEMQKLYQKHQLNPISSMGCLPMLIQFPILIGFYYAIRRTPEIATHNFLWFNLGHTDLILTGAAVLIYFVQSRVSLIGMDEKQKKQMALFSFISPVLIGIVSLNAPAALPLYWAVGGLFLIFQTIISKKTITA
- a CDS encoding diphthine--ammonia ligase; amino-acid sequence: MAEKVALSFSGGKDSCFTLYRLQENGIEVTCLLTTIWQKSGITVAHDEKREQIEKQAERAGIPVYFIKTDFSVYTEDFVSAVENLKVRYGIDGVAFGDIYLEGHREWGEQVASLAGVEAVYPLWTKQENMMQLLHEVIATGFKAKVIKVDSERLPESWTGRLVDSEFADEIARYNVCPMGESGEYHTTVLDGPIFGGG
- a CDS encoding SLOG family protein, yielding MKILTVTGYKPMELNIFKPDDSRIAFVKGAIEKRLIDFLEEGLEWVLISGQMGVELWAGEVVLAMQEKYPIKLAVLPPFENQESRWPEQVQLLYQELMAEADFYKPLYKGDYQGPYQFQAKNMWLVDKSDACLMLLDEEFPGSNRFFHEAAVKAGDDYPIYLITPADLDETVEEMRMMDEEFWE
- a CDS encoding nuclease-related domain-containing protein gives rise to the protein MFIKPLKIPCHILKTMALDRRIPVSHPHKEFITQRASNLYSGYKGEKALEYYLNFLPEDQFFIFHYLRLPDKYGHFQMDFLILSMYFHLIIEVKNFYDNISFDEFGQSFRIKAEEVQVFNNPVEQVSLQHNRFVDWNRCNDFPAVPVEKVVIYSRDDIYLRNLTNNKLITDLVMHRDKLLPKIQLFMGKHKTLRLTEKQLMEMSYKLLEQHTPEKFLLIDQLGITADQLVKGVECPECGNIPMKWSVGQWECFYCGKVSKTAHRLALADYALLNQKYINNRQAREFLQVNSVHSMRRLFHREKFSHVGVSSGRKYELSVEKLLDE